The Devosia sp. MC521 genome has a segment encoding these proteins:
- the ilvA gene encoding threonine ammonia-lyase, biosynthetic, protein MTDYVRKILSSSVYEAAIQTPLEQMELLSAKLGRQILVKREDLQPVFSFKIRGAHNRIANLTEEEKARGVICASAGNHAQGVALSSTRAGIRSVIVMPTTTPLIKVNAVKRLGGEVVLFGDGFDAARAQAEILAERHGYVFVHPFDDPDVIAGQGTVGLEIMRQHPHDLGAIYVPVGGGGLAAGIALLVKFLNPDVKVIGVEPEEAASMKAAIEAGHPVPLDQVGLFADGVAVRQVGEETFRICRELLDGIVTVSADEICAAIKDIFDDHRAITEPAGALALAGLRRDIENGTAPATGALIAVNSGANVNFDRLRYVAERAEIGERAEALLAVTIPEQPGSYRSFIRQIGARAVTEFNYRYAQGDKARIFVGVKLARGDAEKADIISHLVAQGLAVTDLTDNEVAKLHARHMVGGRVGGLNNEMVFRFQFPERPGALLKFLEGLNDEWNITLFHYRNHGSDYGRVLVGVEVPAETRESFFSHIDEIGFPYWDETENPAYKQFLHLA, encoded by the coding sequence ATGACCGACTACGTCCGTAAGATCCTTTCCTCCTCAGTCTACGAAGCTGCTATTCAAACGCCGCTCGAACAGATGGAATTGCTATCGGCCAAGCTCGGACGCCAGATCCTCGTTAAACGCGAGGACCTACAGCCCGTATTCTCATTCAAAATCCGCGGCGCGCATAACCGCATCGCCAATCTTACTGAGGAAGAGAAAGCGCGCGGCGTCATCTGCGCCTCCGCGGGCAATCACGCTCAAGGCGTTGCCCTCTCGTCAACCCGTGCGGGCATTCGCTCGGTCATCGTCATGCCCACCACCACGCCCTTAATTAAGGTCAACGCCGTTAAGCGGTTGGGCGGTGAAGTGGTTCTATTCGGCGATGGTTTTGACGCTGCTCGCGCGCAGGCAGAAATCCTCGCAGAACGGCACGGCTATGTCTTCGTCCACCCCTTTGACGATCCCGACGTGATCGCCGGGCAAGGCACAGTTGGCCTCGAGATTATGCGCCAGCACCCGCACGACCTCGGCGCGATTTACGTGCCTGTAGGTGGTGGTGGTCTGGCCGCAGGGATTGCGCTCTTGGTCAAATTCCTCAACCCAGATGTCAAAGTTATTGGCGTTGAGCCAGAGGAAGCCGCCAGCATGAAGGCGGCGATTGAAGCCGGCCATCCTGTGCCGCTCGATCAGGTCGGCCTCTTTGCTGATGGCGTCGCTGTGCGCCAAGTGGGCGAGGAAACTTTCCGTATCTGTCGCGAGCTGCTCGACGGGATCGTCACCGTCTCAGCCGATGAAATCTGCGCGGCCATCAAGGACATTTTCGATGACCATCGCGCTATCACTGAACCAGCTGGCGCTTTGGCCTTGGCAGGGCTCCGCCGCGACATTGAAAATGGCACCGCCCCCGCAACCGGCGCTCTGATCGCCGTCAACTCTGGCGCCAATGTCAATTTTGATCGCCTACGCTATGTCGCCGAACGCGCCGAAATCGGCGAACGCGCTGAGGCATTGCTGGCCGTGACCATTCCCGAACAGCCGGGCAGCTACCGCTCCTTCATTCGCCAGATTGGCGCACGCGCTGTGACGGAGTTCAACTATCGCTATGCGCAGGGCGACAAGGCCCGAATTTTCGTTGGCGTCAAACTCGCCCGCGGTGATGCCGAGAAAGCCGACATCATCTCCCATCTCGTGGCGCAAGGATTGGCCGTGACCGATCTCACCGACAATGAAGTGGCCAAGCTTCACGCTCGCCATATGGTGGGTGGCCGCGTCGGTGGACTGAACAATGAGATGGTGTTCCGCTTCCAGTTCCCAGAACGGCCAGGCGCACTGCTGAAATTCCTTGAGGGCCTCAACGATGAGTGGAACATCACCCTATTCCACTATCGCAACCATGGCTCCGACTATGGTCGCGTGCTGGTGGGTGTCGAAGTCCCGGCGGAAACGCGGGAAAGCTTCTTTAGCCATATCGACGAGATTGGTTTCCCTTATTGGGACGAGACCGAAAATCCAGCTTATAAGCAATTTTTGCATCTGGCTTAG
- a CDS encoding pyrimidine 5'-nucleotidase: MHSALMTSVISPSPAADLSHVSEWVFDLDNTLYPRECNLWEQVDVRITHYVMDVTRLEFTEARKLQKEFYRDYGTTLNGLMSRYSIDPDHFLHTVHNIDYSPVQQNLELVAAIRNLPGRKLILTNADTNHAKSVLTRLGGADLFEDFHDIRDMVFIPKPRKEAYEGFFSRYSITPSNSVFFDDLEKNLVVPHEMGMSTVQVVASEDYSHDLVDAWELEQTSGPHVHHVTANLTKFLRNLK; encoded by the coding sequence ATGCATTCTGCGCTTATGACCTCTGTGATCTCCCCGTCCCCCGCCGCCGACCTCAGCCACGTATCCGAGTGGGTCTTTGACCTCGATAACACGCTGTACCCGCGTGAATGCAATTTGTGGGAGCAAGTGGACGTCCGCATCACCCACTATGTGATGGACGTTACGCGGCTTGAGTTTACTGAAGCTAGAAAGCTGCAGAAAGAGTTCTACCGGGACTACGGCACGACGCTGAACGGCTTGATGAGCCGCTATTCAATCGATCCGGACCATTTTCTCCATACGGTCCACAACATCGACTATTCCCCGGTTCAGCAGAATCTCGAATTGGTGGCGGCCATTCGCAACCTGCCAGGTCGTAAGTTGATCCTGACCAATGCGGACACCAACCACGCCAAATCAGTGCTTACTCGCCTCGGCGGCGCGGACCTCTTTGAAGACTTCCACGACATTCGTGACATGGTCTTCATCCCCAAGCCACGCAAAGAGGCCTATGAAGGCTTCTTCTCGCGCTACAGCATCACCCCCAGCAATTCGGTGTTTTTCGACGATCTCGAAAAGAACCTCGTCGTTCCGCACGAAATGGGGATGAGCACGGTGCAGGTGGTGGCCAGCGAAGACTATAGCCACGACCTCGTCGATGCGTGGGAGCTGGAGCAAACCTCCGGTCCGCACGTCCATCACGTCACTGCAAACCTGACGAAGTTTCTCCGCAATCTGAAATAA